One segment of Triticum aestivum cultivar Chinese Spring chromosome 2A, IWGSC CS RefSeq v2.1, whole genome shotgun sequence DNA contains the following:
- the LOC123185627 gene encoding uncharacterized protein: MDVLTQELAVDRARCRQPPESVAAAKYLAGERCPAPGTARLRRRCRSEPLVPLLFLFFRRREQQRLVLLLALTAHGLAWATPPAPLDPAQQRPGLLPLRLGPRPLGSQER, encoded by the exons ATGGACGTTCTGACGCAGGAGCTCGCTGTCGACCGCGCCCGATGTCGCCAGCCTCCTGAATCCGTCGCCGCCGCCAAGTACCTCGCCGGAGAACGGTGCCCCGCACCTGGAACCGCTCgtctccgccgccgctgccgctctgAACCTCTCGTCCCGCTGTTGTTTCTGTTCTTCAGAAGACGAGAGCAGCAGCGCCTCGTCCTGCTCCTCGCGTTGACCGCACATGGCCTCGCCTGGGCCACCCCTCCGGCGCCTCTAGATCCGGCCCAGCAGCGCCCCGGCCTGCTTCCCCTTCGACTCGGCCCAAGGCCACTAG gatctcaggaaagatga